In the Telopea speciosissima isolate NSW1024214 ecotype Mountain lineage chromosome 2, Tspe_v1, whole genome shotgun sequence genome, one interval contains:
- the LOC122653171 gene encoding callose synthase 12-like, producing the protein MSLRRPPPPRGQTYGSNYGQNPRAADGFNGGAPPPPPPTAYRGPPEEEPYNIIPIHNLLADHPSLRYPEVRAAAAALRTVGELRKPPFVDWRDGMDLLDWLGAFFGFQRDNVRNQREHLVLHLANAQMRLQPPPTNIDILDATVLRRFRKKLLKNYTSWCSYLGRKSNVWISDRRNPSITDVRRELLYTSLYLLIWGEAANLRFVPECITYIFHHMAMELTRILEDYTDENTGRAALPSVSGEDAFLNRVVTPMYKIIRDEVENSRNGTAPHSAWRNYDDINEFFWSRRCFQRLKWPIDGSSNFFSTKKEKGVGKTGFVEQRSFWNVYRSFDRLWVLLILFLQSAIIVAWEGKSTPWGALTSRDVQVRVLTFFITWAGLRFLQSLLDAGTQYSRVSRDTMLLGVRMVLKSIVAIGWTVAFGVLYGRIWSQRYQDRRWSAEANGRLVTFLEAAFVFIVPELLALALFILPWIRNLLEETNWRIFYVLTWWFQTRAFVARGLREGLVDNIKYTLFWIVVLASKFTFSYFLQIKPMVAPTRAVLKLKGIHFKWHEFFSDTNRFAVGLLWLPVILVYLMDLQIWYSVFSSFVGAMVGLFSHLGEIRNVEQFRLRFQFFSSAMQFNLMPEEQLLNTQGTLKSKLLDAIRRLKLRYGLGRPFKKIESNQVEAYRFALLWNEIIATFREEDIISDREVELLELPPNYWNIRVIRWPCLLLRNELLLALGQAKELVDAPDRWLWRKICKNEYRRCAVIEAYDSIKYLLVDILKDGTEERLIIINLFQEIDHAVQIEKFTQTYKTTALQQIHSKLITLFELINKPKKDMTQVVNVFQALYEVFIRDFPKVKRSIEQLRQDGLVPRRPNTNTELLFENAVELPSVENADFYRKLRRLLTILTSRDSMNNLPKNLEARRRIAFFSNSLFMNMPHAPQVEKMLAFSVLTPYYSEDVVYSREQLRSENEDGISILFYLQKIYDDEWNNFMERMRRDGMEDDNEIWTTKLRELRHWASYRGQTLSRTVRGMMYYYKALKMLAFLDSASEMDVRAGSSLGSMRLDGAVDGLGTSRSPSSRRLSRAGSAVNLLYKGHEYGTAMMKYVYVVSCQIYGVQKGKDQRGEEILYLMKNNEALRVAYVDEVHTGRDQVEYYSVLVKYDTQLEKEVEIYRIRLPGPLKLGEGKPENQNHAIIFTRGDAVQTIDMNQDNYFEEALKMRNLLEEFKTYYGIRKPTILGVREHIFTGSVSSLAWFMSAQEMSFVTLGQRVLANPLKVRMHYGHPDVFDRFWFLTRGGISKASRVINISEDIFAGFNCTLRGGNVTHHEYIQVGKGRDVGFNQISMFEAKVASGNGEQVLSRDVYRLGHRLDFFRMLSFFYTTVGFFFNTMVVVLTVYAFLWGRLYLALSGIESAMMQNSNNNKALGTILNQQFIIQMGLFTALPMIVENSLEHGFLPAVWDFLTMQLQLSSVFYTFSMGTRTHFFGRTILHGGAKYRATGRGFVVEHKSFAENYRLYARSHFVKAIELGVILTVYASHSSIAKNTFVYIALTISSWFLVVSWIMAPFVFNPSGFDWLKTVYDWDDFMNWIWYSGGVFTKAEQSWETWWYEEQDHFKTTGLWGKLLEIILDVRFFFFQYGIVYQLRIVGGNTSIAVYLLSWIYMVVAVGISVIIAYARDKYAAKEHIYYRLVQFLVIVLIVLVVVVLLEFTPFEFLDILTSFMAFIPTGWGLISIAQVLRPFLQSTVVWETIVALARLYDILFAVIVMAPVALVSWLPGLQAMQTRILFNDAFSRGLQISRILAGKKANQQKL; encoded by the coding sequence ATGAGTCTGAGACGCCCACCTCCACCACGTGGTCAGACATATGGATCCAACTACGGTCAGAACCCCCGCGCCGCCGACGGCTTCAACGGAggagcaccaccaccaccaccaccaaccgCCTACCGGGGACCACCGGAAGAAGAACCCTACAACATCATACCCATACACAACCTCCTGGCCGACCACCCATCCCTCCGTTACCCTGAAGTCCGTGCGGCCGCCGCTGCCCTCCGTACAGTCGGAGAACTCCGGAAGCCCCCCTTTGTCGACTGGCGCGATGGTATGGACCTGTTGGACTGGTTGGGTGCTTTCTTCGGCTTCCAACGTGACAACGTCCGCAACCAGAGGGAGCACCTGGTCCTCCACCTAGCTAACGCTCAGATGCGACTTCAACCCCCTCCTACCAACATCGACATTCTCGACGCTACTGTCCTCCGCCGTTTCCGTAAAAAGCTTCTCAAGAACTACACCTCCTGGTGCTCTTACCTCGGCCGCAAGTCCAATGTCTGGATCTCCGATCGCCGTAACCCCTCCATTACTGACGTCCGCCGTGAGCTCCTCTACACTTCCCTCTATCTCCTCATCTGGGGTGAAGCCGCCAATCTTCGCTTCGTTCCCGAATGTATCACCTACATCTTCCACCACATGGCCATGGAGCTCACTCGCATCCTCGAGGACTACACTGACGAAAACACCGGTCGCGCTGCTCTCCCTTCAGTCTCCGGTGAAGATGCGTTTTTGAACCGTGTTGTCACCCCTATGTACAAGATTATTCGTGACGAGGTCGAGAACAGTCGGAATGGGACTGCCCCTCACTCTGCATGGAGGAATTATGATGACATTAATGAATTCTTCTGGAGCCGCCGCTGCTTCCAGCGACTCAAGTGGCCCATCGATGGTAGCAGCAACTTCTTCTCGACTAAAAAGGAGAAGGGTGTGGGTAAGACTGGGTTTGTGGAACAGAGGTCGTTCTGGAATGTATATCGCAGCTTCGATCGGCTTTGGGTTCTGCTCATACTGTTCCTTCAGTCGGCCATTATCGTTGCTTGGGAGGGAAAAAGTACCCCGTGGGGTGCGTTGACTAGCCGTGATGTGCAGGTAAGGGTGCTCACCTTTTTCATCACCTGGGCTGGTCTTCGATTTCTTCAGTCGCTGCTTGATGCTGGTACACAGTACAGTCGAGTGTCGAGGGACACGATGTTGCTTGGGGTGAGGATGGTTTTGAAGAGCATTGTTGCCATTGGATGGACTGTCGCGTTCGGTGTTCTCTATGGAAGGATTTGGTCTCAGAGGTATCAGGACCGTAGGTGGTCCGCGGAAGCAAACGGTAGGCTGGTAACTTTTCTTGAGGCTGCCTTTGTGTTCATCGTCCCAGAGCTATTGGCATTGGCACTCTTCATTCTCCCCTGGATCAGGAACTTGCTTGAGGAGACTAATTGGAGGATCTTCTATGTGTTAACTTGGTGGTTTCAGACCCGGGCTTTTGTGGCTCGTGGTCTCAGGGAAGGGCTTGTGGATAACATCAAATATACCCTGTTCTGGATTGTGGTTCTGGCTTCCAAGTTCACCTTCAGTTACTTCCTCCAGATCAAGCCCATGGTCGCCCCAACCAGAGCTGTTTTGAAGCTCAAGGGCATACATTTCAAATGGCACGAGTTCTTCAGTGACACGAATAGGTTTGCTGTTGGACTGTTATGGCTTCCTGTTATCTTGGTCTACCTGATGGATCTGCAGATATGGTACTCAGTCTTCTCATCCTTCGTTGGGGCTATGGTTGGTTTGTTCTCACACTTGGGTGAGATTCGGAATGTCGAGCAGTTTAGGCTGAGGTTCCAATTCTTCTCAAGCGCAATGCAGTTCAATCTCATGCCGGAAGAGCAGTTATTGAATACTCAGGGGACGTTGAAGAGCAAGTTACTTGATGCCATTCGCAGACTGAAGCTGAGATATGGGCTGGGCAGGCCCTTCAAGAAGATTGAATCAAACCAGGTAGAGGCGTACAGGTTTGCACTGTTGTGGAATGAAATAATCGCAACATTTAGGGAAGAAGATATCATTAGTGACCGTGAAGTTGAGCTTTTAGAATTGCCACCAAACTATTGGAACATCAGGGTCATCCGTTGGCCCTGTTTGCTCTTGCGCAATGAACTGCTGCTTGCTCTTGGCCAGGCAAAAGAATTGGTAGATGCACCTGACCGATGGCTTTGGAGGAAGATTTGCAAGAACGAGTACAGGCGGTGTGCGGTTATAGAAGCTTATGATAGCATTAAGTACTTGCTTGTTGATATTCTCAAAGATGGCACAGAAGAGCGTTTAATCATTATAAATTTGTTCCAAGAGATCGATCATGCGGTTCAGATTGAGAAGTTCACACAGACGTACAAAACTACTGCACTGCAGCAGATACATTCCAAGTTGATAACCCTTTTTGAACTAATTAACAAGCCAAAGAAAGATATGACCCAGGTGGTGAATGTATTTCAGGCCCTATATGAGGTTTTCATTCGGGATTTTCCAAAGGTGAAGAGGTCCATTGAGCAGCTGAGGCAAGATGGATTGGTGCCTCGCAGGCCAAACACCAACACAGAGCTACTATTTGAGAATGCTGTGGAGTTGCCCAGTGTTGAAAATGCTGACTTCTATCGGAAGTTACGGCGTTTGCTTACAATTCTTACCTCTAGAGATTCAATGAACAATCTTCCAAAGAATCTTGAGGCAAGACGGCGGATTGCATTCTTTAGTAACTCCCTCTTCATGAACATGCCCCACGCTCCCCAAGTTGAGAAAATGTTGGCTTTCAGCGTCCTTACTCCTTACTACAGTGAAGATGTCGTTTACAGCAGAGAACAGCTGAGGAGTGAGAATGAAGATGGCATATCTATCTTGTTTTATTTGCAGAAGATTTATGATGATGAGTGGAATAATTTCATGGAGCGGATGCGACGAGACGGAATGGAGGATGACAATGAGATATGGACAACCAAACTCAGAGAGCTCCGCCATTGGGCGTCATACAGAGGTCAGACGCTATCTCGCACTGTAAGGGGAATGATGTATTACTACAAGGCTCTCAAGATGCTTGCCTTTCTTGATTCTGCATCAGAGATGGACGTCAGGGCAGGGTCATCTCTTGGTTCAATGAGGCTTGATGGTGCAGTGGATGGTCTGGGCACAAGTAGGTCACCATCTTCCCGGAGGCTTAGCAGGGCAGGTAGTGCGGTGAATCTGTTATATAAAGGCCATGAATATGGGACTGCTATGATGAAATATGTATATGTGGTCAGCTGCCAGATCTATGGGGTTCAAAAAGGGAAAGACCAACGCGGTGAGGAGATTTTATATCTGATGAAAAACAATGAGGCCCTCCGAGTTGCCTATGTTGATGAGGTCCACACGGGTAGGGATCAGGTGGAGTATTACTCTGTCCTTGTGAAGTATGATACACAGTTGGAGAAGGAGGTTGAAATCTACCGGATCAGGTTGCCTGGTCCTTTGAAGCTTGGAGAGGGTAAGCCAGAAAATCAGAACCATGCTATTATCTTTACTCGTGGTGATGCTGTTCAGACCATTGATATGAACCAAGACAACTATTTTGAGGAGGCACTCAAGATGCGGAACCTATTGGAGGAATTCAAAACCTACTATGGTATCCGTAAACCCACAATCTTGGGAGTCCGTGAACATATCTTCACTGGTTCTGTCTCTTCACTTGCTTGGTTCATGTCTGCACAAGAGATGAGCTTTGTAACCTTGGGACAACGTGTTTTGGCAAACCCTCTGAAGGTTCGAATGCATTATGGCCACCCGGATGTCTTTGATAGATTCTGGTTCTTGACTCGTGGTGGCATTAGCAAGGCTTCCAGGGTCATCAACATCAGTGAAGACATATTTGCGGGATTCAATTGCACATTGCGGGGTGGCAATGTGACACATCATGAATACATCCAGGTTGGTaagggaagggatgttggattTAATCAGATATCAATGTTTGAGGCCAAGGTTGCCAGCGGCAACGGTGAGCAGGTTTTGAGCAGGGATGTCTACCGGTTGGGGCATAGGCTGGACTTCTTCCGGATGCTCTCATTCTTTTATACCACTGTTGGATTCTTTTTCAACACGATGGTGGTGGTCTTGACTGTTTATGCATTTTTATGGGGGCGCCTTTATCTTGCTCTAAGTGGCATTGAGAGTGCGATGATGCAGAATTCTAACAATAATAAAGCACTTGGCACAATCCTGAATCAGCAGTTCATCATTCAGATGGGTCTTTTCACTGCCCTCCCAATGATTGTGGAAAATTCACTTGAGCATGGGTTCCTTCCTGCAGTTTGGGATTTCTTGACGATGCAGCTCCAGCTTTCATCCGTTTTTTACACATTTTCTATGGGAACTCGTACCCATTTCTTTGGCCGGACCATCCTTCATGGTGGTGCGAAGTATCGAGCCACGGGGCGTGGTTTTGTCGTGGAACATAAGAGCTTTGCTGAGAACTATAGACTTTATGCTCGTAGTCATTTTGTGAAAGCGATTGAGCTTGGGGTGATACTGACAGTTTATGCTTCGCACAGTAGTATAGCTAAGAACACTTTTGTTTATATAGCCTTGACAATCTCAAGTTGGTTCTTGGTAGTGTCATGGATCATGGCTCCCTTTGTGTTCAACCCCTCGGGCTTTGATTGGTTGAAGACTGTATATGATTGGGATGATTTTATGAACTGGATATGGTATAGTGGTGGGGTGTTCACTAAAGCAGAACAAAGCTGGGAGACATGGTGGTATGAGGAACAGGACCATTTTAAGACTACCGGACTCTGGGGAAAATTACTGGAGATAATTTTAGATGttcgtttctttttttttcagtatGGGATTGTATACCAGCTGCGCATTGTTGGAGGAAACACTAGTATTGCCGTTTACTTGTTATCTTGGATCTACATGGTTGTAGCTGTTGGCATCTCTGTGATAATAGCATATGCTCGAGACAAGTATGCTGCGAAAGAACACATTTACTACCGGCTGGTTCAGTTCCTTGTCATTGTGCTCATAGTACTTGTGGTAGTTGTGTTGCTGGAGTTCACCCCTTTTGAATTTCTGGATATTCTCACAAGCTTCATGGCATTCATACCCACTGGTTGGGGTCTCATATCCATAGCCCAAGTACTCAGGCCTTTTTTGCAATCTACTGTGGTGTGGGAGACTATAGTTGCCCTCGCACGTCTCTATGATATACTCTTTGCAGTTATTGTCATGGCTCCTGTGGCACTTGTCTCATGGCTACCAGGGTTACAGGCTATGCAAACAAGGATCCTCTTTAATGATGCATTCAGCAGGGGTCTCCAGATATCTCGTATTCTAGCAGGCAAAAAAGCTAATCAGCAAAAACTCTAA
- the LOC122653035 gene encoding ataxin-2 homolog: MASGSSGRVGSGGSKGFDFGSDDILCSYDDLGNQEAPIGNHRDPSMNRNSGKEGKTGRSSLLNAYNHQEESLNQDLISTVENTMKKYADNLLRFLEGISSRLSQLELYCYNLDKSVGEMRSDLVGKHSEADSKLRSLEKHLQEVHRYVQILRDKQELAETQKELVKLQLVQKESSSSIHLQHKEERGAPSGSDSQKVVCTAQGQNLQLALALPHQVSVSSSLPPRPVEQQQPLAAPQQTLPQNVHAQVQTLSYYTPQNHLPNLLLQSQHQPQDQYLQADTQYQRPQMHDLSRQAPQSLVSQTTQTQQMLPFSAYPQQWPPQFPRDVHQPQQPSPQPQVRPQTTTVYSSYLSTQPANPPPETFSGSMPMQVSFSGVLPPVVSRAESMAYGYNGAVRTTTVQQSLSPQHSIQRQPQPSTNQSTFGVHLNDGSFSGAGSHPSQPQGQGYMIYDGEGGLTSHPPPPHYPQGGYPQTTTHTSVQNLQPTAGGSLLVRHPSPSQMMRSHMNSELIEKAVSMNYGRENVAAVIRRLEESGQPVDFNSLIHMLNVQSSGGSQRGWSG, translated from the exons atggCGTCAGGATCATCTGGTAGAGTGGGTTCTGGTGGTTCCAAAGGGTTCGATTTCGGTTCTGACGACATCTTATGTTCTTACGATGATCTTGGGAATCAAGAAGCTCCCATCGGCAACCACAGAGATCCTTCGATGAATAGAAACTCCGGAAag GAAGGCAAGACGGGGAGATCCTCATTGTTAAATGCCTATAATCATCAAGAGGAATCCCTTAATCAGGATCTGATTTCTACAGTAGAAAACACGATGAAAAAATATGCTGACAATCTACTTCGTTTCCTTGAGGGAATTAGTAGCCGTCTGTCACAACTGGAATTATATTGCTACAATCTTGACAAATCAGTGGGAGAAATGCGATCTGATTTGGTTGGAAAGCACAGTGAAGCAGATTCAAAGCTTAGGTCTCTTGAGAAACACCTGCAAGAA GTCCACAGGTATGTGCAAATCCTTAGAGACAAGCAAGAACTTGCTGAAACTCAGAAAGAACTAGTCAAGCTTCAGCTTGTACAGAAAGAATCCTCAAGCAGTATTCATCTTCAGCACAAGGAAGAGAGAGGTGCACCATCTGGTTCTGATAGCCAAAAAGTTGTTTGCACAGCACAAGGGCAGAACCTGCAGTTGGCTCTTGCTTTACCCCATCAAGTATCTGTATCGTCCTCCCTGCCGCCTAGGCCTGTGGAACAACAGCAGCCTTTGGCAGCTCCACAGCAAACCCTTCCTCAGAATGTTCATGCTCAGGTTCAGACACTTTCCTATTACACCCCACAGA ATCATTTGCCTAATTTGCTGCTCCAAAGCCAACATCAACCTCAGGACCAATATTTGCAAGCAGATACCCAATACCAAAGGCCCCAAATGCATGATTTGTCCAGGCAGGCACCACAGTCTCTAGTCAGTCAGACTACTCAGACCCAGCAAATGCTCCCCTTTTCCGCTTACCCACAGCAGTGGCCACCACAGTTTCCCCGAGACGTACATCAACCACAACAACCATCTCCACAACCTCAGGTTAGACCCCAGACAACAACAGTGTATTCATCCTACTTGTCTACTCAACCTGCGAACCCGCCTCCTGAAACCTTCTCAGGCAGTATGCCAATGCAGGTCTCGTTTTCTGGAGTCCTGCCACCTGTAGTGAGCCGTGCAGAATCCATGGCTTATGGTTATAATGGGGCTGTTAGAACAACAACAGTTCAGCAGTCGCTCTCTCCACAGCATAGCATTCAGAGGCAACCACAGCCTTCAACCAACCAGAGCACTTTTGGAGTTCATCTCAATGATGGCTCCTTCTCAGGTGCTGGATCTCATCCATCACAGCCCCAAGGACAAGGATATATGATATATGATGGGGAGGGTGGACTAACCTCTCATCCACCACCCCCACACTACCCACAGGGTGGGTATCCTCAAACAACAACACATACCTCTGTCCAGAATCTACAGCCTACTGCTGGAGGTAGTCTTCTTGTCCGCCATCCAAGCCCATCGCAGATGATGCGTAGCCATATGAATAGCGAGCTGATTGAGAAAGCTGTGAGCATGAATTACGGGAGAGAGAATGTTGCCGCTGTGATCCGTAGGCTGGAGGAAAGTGGTCAACCAGTGGATTTTAACAGCCTTATTCACATGTTGAATGTGCAGTCATCTGGTGGTTCCCAGAGGGGATGGTCTGGCTAA